A section of the Aythya fuligula isolate bAytFul2 chromosome 9, bAytFul2.pri, whole genome shotgun sequence genome encodes:
- the SSR3 gene encoding translocon-associated protein subunit gamma: MAPRGGPGGRQQSEEDLLLQDFSRNLSAKSSALFFGNAFIVSAIPIWLYWRIWHMDLVQSAVLYGVMTLISTYLVAFAYKNVKFVLKHKVAQKREDAVSKEVTRKLSEADNRKMSRKEKDERILWKKNEVADYEATTFSIFYNNTLFLVLVIIASFFVLKNFNPTVNYILSISASSGLIALLSTGSK, from the exons ATGGCGCCCaggggcggccccggcgggCGGCAGCAGTCGGAGGAggacctcctgctgcaggacttCAGCAGGAACCTCTCCGCCAAGTCCTCCGCGCTCTTCTTCGGCAACGCCTTCATCGTCTCCGCCATCCCCATCT GGCTGTACTGGAGGATATGGCACATGGACCTGGTGCAGTCGGCCGTGCTGTACGGCGTCATGACCCTCATCAGCACCTACCTCGTGGCCTTCGCCTACAAGAACGTCAAGTTCGTGCTCAAGCACAA GGtagcacagaaaagagaagacgCTGTTTCCAAAGAAGTTACTCGTAAGCTTTCTGAGGCAGACAACAGGAAGATGTCCCGTAAGGAGAAGGATGAAAG AATTCTGTGGAAGAAGAATGAAGTTGCGGATTACGAAGCAACAACCTTTTCCATCTTCTACAACAACACGCTCTTCCTGGTCCTGGTCATCATTGCTTCGTTTTTTGTGCTGAAGAACTTCAACCCCACCGT AAACTACATCCTGTCTATAAGTGCTTCGTCTGGACTGATCGCCCTGCTATCTACAGGATCCAAGTAg